A genomic stretch from Limnobacter thiooxidans includes:
- the serC gene encoding 3-phosphoserine/phosphohydroxythreonine transaminase — protein MSRVWNFSAGPAALPESVLRRAAEEMLDWQGKGLSVMEMSHRSPEYTAIFEKTRSDFRTLLNVPDTHDVLFMQGGAVGMNAIVPLNLLKGFEQAAFVNTGAWSKKTSKEFSKYGLSRVVLDNANAQADASSACYVPECVSLLERVNGQQMAYLHYCDNETISGVEFTGQIEALADRFDCPIVADMSSNILSKPLDVASYGVIYGGAQKNIGPAGVTIAIVDKALLNRALPICPSAFTFGTVAENGSMYNTPPTYSIYIAGLVFEWLMEQGGVAWAQAQARIKADLLYDTIDQSSLYNCPVRQQDRSRMNVPFTLADESLNSKFLAQAAQRGLVQLKGHKSVGGMRASIYNAMPLEGVQALAAFMREFEKSEA, from the coding sequence ATGTCTAGAGTTTGGAATTTTTCAGCAGGTCCGGCGGCCTTGCCCGAATCGGTGTTGCGCCGTGCAGCCGAAGAAATGCTGGATTGGCAAGGCAAGGGCTTGTCTGTGATGGAAATGAGCCATCGCAGCCCCGAGTACACGGCCATCTTTGAAAAAACCCGCAGTGATTTTCGCACTCTTCTGAACGTGCCTGATACGCATGACGTCTTGTTCATGCAGGGTGGTGCCGTGGGCATGAATGCCATCGTGCCCCTGAATTTGCTCAAGGGCTTCGAGCAGGCCGCCTTTGTGAACACCGGCGCCTGGTCTAAAAAAACCAGCAAGGAATTCTCGAAGTACGGTCTTTCCCGCGTGGTGCTTGACAACGCCAATGCCCAAGCTGATGCGTCTTCCGCCTGCTATGTACCTGAATGTGTGTCATTGCTGGAAAGGGTTAACGGTCAGCAAATGGCTTACCTGCACTACTGCGACAACGAAACCATCAGCGGCGTGGAATTCACTGGGCAAATTGAAGCCTTGGCCGATCGGTTCGACTGCCCGATTGTTGCCGACATGTCGTCCAACATTCTGTCCAAGCCGTTGGATGTAGCCAGTTATGGTGTCATCTATGGCGGCGCGCAGAAAAACATTGGCCCGGCAGGTGTAACCATCGCCATCGTGGACAAGGCTCTGTTGAATCGTGCCTTGCCAATTTGCCCGTCTGCATTCACATTTGGCACTGTTGCTGAAAACGGCTCCATGTACAACACGCCACCCACTTATTCCATTTATATCGCCGGCTTGGTGTTTGAATGGCTGATGGAGCAGGGGGGTGTGGCGTGGGCGCAAGCGCAGGCTCGCATCAAGGCAGACCTGTTGTATGACACGATTGATCAAAGCAGTTTGTACAATTGCCCAGTGCGGCAACAGGACCGCTCGCGAATGAATGTGCCGTTTACACTCGCTGATGAGTCGCTGAATTCGAAATTTCTGGCCCAGGCGGCACAGCGTGGCCTCGTCCAGCTAAAAGGTCACAAGTCTGTAGGCGGGATGCGTGCTTCCATTTACAACGCCATGCCGCTGGAAGGTGTTCAAGCCCTGGCTGCATTCATGCGCGAATTTGAAAAATCGGAGGCATGA
- the pheA gene encoding prephenate dehydratase translates to MSTPDINAELLKFRDQIDSIDQQMLALLNKRASLAQSIGHVKAKTDAPVMRPEREAQVLDKLNAANTGPLNAQHIHTLFKEIMSACRSLEREVHVAFLGPLGTYSEQAVWSFFGHCVQAEPVETIEEAFRQLQAQQVDFAVVPVENSAEGSVARTLDALVESTALVCGEVQLPIHHQLLCQTGTLEGIQKICAHPQALAQCRNWLAQYAPNIQQETVASNGVAAKMASEDNSVGAIAGQAAREHYGLKAFQEHIQDDAHNTTRFLVLGNQVTGPSGQDKTSLVASVPNQPGAVYKMLEPFNAENVSMTRLESRPARNGRWEYYFFIDLQGHQSEPAVTKALDQLKKNASFLKVLGSYPAAQRN, encoded by the coding sequence ATGAGTACACCCGACATCAATGCAGAACTGCTGAAGTTCCGGGATCAGATTGACAGCATTGACCAGCAAATGCTGGCCTTGCTGAACAAGCGCGCAAGCCTGGCCCAGTCGATTGGGCATGTCAAAGCCAAAACCGATGCACCGGTGATGCGCCCCGAACGGGAAGCTCAGGTGCTCGATAAGCTGAATGCCGCCAACACTGGCCCGCTGAACGCTCAGCACATTCACACCCTGTTCAAGGAAATCATGTCTGCCTGCCGCTCGCTTGAACGGGAAGTGCATGTGGCTTTTCTGGGCCCCTTGGGCACCTACAGTGAACAGGCTGTGTGGTCATTTTTTGGTCATTGCGTACAGGCCGAACCGGTTGAAACCATTGAAGAGGCCTTTCGCCAGTTGCAGGCCCAACAGGTTGATTTTGCAGTTGTGCCCGTGGAGAATTCTGCTGAAGGCTCTGTTGCACGAACGCTGGATGCACTTGTGGAATCCACTGCCCTGGTCTGTGGTGAGGTGCAGCTGCCGATTCACCATCAACTGCTGTGCCAAACGGGCACGCTTGAGGGCATACAGAAAATTTGTGCACACCCCCAAGCCTTGGCGCAATGTCGAAATTGGCTCGCCCAGTATGCGCCCAACATTCAGCAGGAAACTGTGGCCAGCAATGGTGTGGCGGCCAAAATGGCCAGTGAAGACAACTCCGTGGGAGCGATCGCAGGGCAGGCTGCCCGCGAGCATTATGGCTTGAAAGCCTTCCAGGAACACATTCAGGACGACGCCCACAACACCACGCGTTTTCTGGTGTTGGGCAATCAGGTCACCGGGCCTTCCGGGCAAGACAAAACCAGCCTCGTCGCGTCGGTACCCAATCAGCCCGGTGCCGTTTACAAGATGCTGGAGCCTTTCAATGCCGAGAATGTGTCCATGACTCGACTTGAATCGCGCCCCGCCCGCAACGGCCGCTGGGAATACTATTTTTTCATTGACTTGCAAGGTCACCAAAGTGAGCCGGCTGTGACCAAGGCTTTGGACCAACTGAAAAAGAATGCTTCCTTTTTGAAAGTACTGGGTTCTTACCCAGCCGCACAACGCAACTGA
- the hisC gene encoding histidinol-phosphate transaminase codes for MQKLTDQAPEFIRAIAPYKAGKPVSDVVRELGLDPNTVVKLASNENPLGLGEKAKAAIAQAAADLGRYPDANGFSLKAKLANRHGVGSDQITLGNGSNDVLELAAKAFLTQGRNAVFSQYAFAVYPLATQGCGAQSKVVPAVCYTHDLDGFLKTIDANTRVVFIANPNNPTGTFLPQDKLLAFLKQVPKQVLVVLDEAYNEFLQPQDQYDSTQWVGQFPNLLVSRSFSKAYGLAGLRVGYAVSSVEVADLMNRVRQPFNVNSLALAAAEAAVDDHEFLKQTYDVNLHGLEQIQAGLKALNLEYVPSYGNFVLFKAGAGADAGMKVFDALQRLGVIVRPVNGYGLPEWLRVSIGLPHENDAFLKALPIALATLQAS; via the coding sequence ATGCAGAAACTGACCGATCAAGCTCCAGAGTTCATTCGCGCCATTGCCCCCTACAAGGCGGGCAAGCCCGTTTCCGATGTGGTTCGTGAACTGGGTCTCGACCCCAACACGGTGGTCAAACTGGCGTCCAATGAAAACCCCCTCGGGCTGGGCGAAAAAGCCAAGGCCGCCATTGCGCAGGCCGCCGCAGACTTGGGACGTTACCCCGATGCCAACGGCTTTTCGTTGAAGGCCAAGCTGGCCAATCGCCATGGGGTTGGGTCGGATCAAATTACTTTGGGCAATGGTTCCAACGACGTGCTGGAACTGGCGGCCAAGGCCTTTTTGACACAGGGTAGAAACGCGGTGTTTTCGCAGTATGCGTTCGCGGTGTACCCCTTGGCCACCCAAGGTTGCGGTGCACAGTCCAAGGTTGTGCCGGCTGTGTGTTACACCCATGACCTGGATGGTTTTTTGAAAACCATTGATGCCAATACCCGGGTTGTGTTTATCGCCAACCCCAACAACCCCACGGGCACCTTTTTGCCCCAGGACAAGCTGTTGGCCTTTTTGAAACAGGTGCCGAAGCAGGTGCTCGTGGTACTTGATGAGGCGTACAACGAATTCCTGCAACCGCAGGATCAATACGACTCGACGCAATGGGTTGGCCAGTTCCCCAACCTGCTGGTGTCGCGCAGCTTCTCCAAAGCCTATGGTTTGGCGGGTCTGCGTGTGGGGTATGCGGTATCCAGTGTGGAAGTCGCTGACCTGATGAACCGGGTTCGCCAGCCTTTCAACGTGAATTCACTGGCCCTGGCCGCAGCCGAAGCCGCTGTAGACGACCACGAGTTTTTAAAGCAAACCTACGATGTGAACCTACATGGGCTTGAGCAAATTCAAGCGGGGCTGAAAGCACTGAATCTGGAATACGTGCCTTCATACGGCAACTTCGTGTTGTTCAAGGCAGGGGCTGGCGCCGATGCTGGCATGAAAGTGTTCGATGCCCTTCAGCGCCTCGGCGTGATCGTTCGCCCCGTGAATGGCTATGGCCTGCCCGAGTGGTTGCGCGTGTCCATTGGTCTTCCCCACGAGAACGACGCATTCCTGAAGGCATTGCCAATCGCCTTGGCGACTTTGCAGGCGTCGTGA
- a CDS encoding prephenate dehydrogenase has product MGKALIFNRMLAIGVGLIGGSICLAAKKKGLVSHVLGYSRKLETAHEALKLGIVDECIAGPGDANLRNVDAVVLSIPVRQYKQVLTQFLPVLPPNCLIFDAGSTKSDVAVMLNELEPQFPGLKSRFVLAHPIAGGESHGPSAAVANLFEGRNCVLCPLEQTSVVGLKKVEAFWTGIGAKLSTMNAMDHDEMFGAVSHLPHLLAFSYVASVLAHPKGADFMKEGGAGYRDFTRIAASSPEMWADIFQNNSAALLNMLGAFEANIASLRQAIESDDRPALERILGQAADYRSQWKQN; this is encoded by the coding sequence ATGGGAAAAGCCTTGATCTTCAACCGCATGCTCGCGATTGGCGTGGGCTTGATCGGTGGATCGATTTGCCTGGCGGCCAAGAAGAAAGGCCTGGTTTCACATGTATTGGGCTATTCCAGAAAACTGGAAACAGCCCACGAAGCCTTGAAGCTGGGTATTGTTGACGAGTGCATAGCGGGTCCCGGTGACGCCAACCTGCGCAATGTGGATGCCGTGGTGTTGTCCATTCCAGTGCGCCAATACAAGCAGGTATTGACGCAGTTCCTGCCCGTATTGCCACCCAATTGCCTGATTTTCGATGCCGGCAGTACCAAGTCTGATGTGGCGGTGATGCTCAACGAACTTGAGCCGCAGTTTCCCGGTTTGAAGTCCCGTTTTGTTCTCGCTCATCCAATCGCGGGTGGTGAGTCGCATGGCCCTTCTGCCGCTGTGGCCAATCTGTTTGAGGGTCGCAACTGCGTGCTGTGCCCGCTTGAGCAAACCAGTGTTGTGGGGCTGAAGAAGGTTGAGGCTTTCTGGACTGGCATTGGTGCGAAACTGAGCACCATGAATGCGATGGACCACGATGAAATGTTTGGCGCAGTCAGCCATTTGCCGCACTTGCTGGCTTTCAGCTACGTGGCCAGCGTGCTGGCTCACCCCAAGGGTGCCGATTTCATGAAAGAGGGTGGTGCCGGTTACCGTGATTTCACGCGGATTGCTGCCAGTTCGCCGGAAATGTGGGCTGATATTTTTCAGAACAACAGCGCTGCTCTGCTGAATATGCTGGGCGCTTTTGAGGCCAACATCGCAAGTTTGCGCCAAGCGATAGAAAGCGACGATCGCCCCGCACTTGAGCGAATTCTCGGCCAGGCGGCCGACTATCGCAGCCAGTGGAAACAGAACTGA
- the aroA gene encoding 3-phosphoshikimate 1-carboxyvinyltransferase — MSDLNLIEFHASSTPALSGSARVPGDKSISHRSIMMGSIAEGTTEVEGFLEGEDALATMNAFRALGVNIEGPDNGKVKVHGVGMHGLKAPRQVLDCGNSGTSMRLMSGLLAGQDFDCMLTGDSSLGKRPMKRVIDPLLLMGARIESQEGGRPPLHIHGRTSLKAIDYVLPMASAQVKSCVLLAGLYAEGTTTVTEPAVTRDHTERMLRGFGVEVVTDGATASVKGGQSLKATKIDVPSDISSAAFFMVAASIAPDADITLKHVGLNPTRTGVIDILKLMGANIELSNHAEVGGEPVADVRVRSAALKGIEIPESLVPLAIDEFPVLFVAAANATGRTVLTGAEELRVKESDRIAVMAHGLQKCGIDAEPTEDGMIIQGLGQVDGLRYKATSIESQGDHRIAMSFSVAAIRAEGTMVIHGAQTVDTSFPGFVALANSLGMKVQSVRKG, encoded by the coding sequence ATGTCAGATTTGAATTTAATTGAGTTTCACGCCAGCAGCACACCGGCTTTGTCGGGCTCAGCCCGTGTGCCTGGCGACAAGTCAATCTCCCACCGGTCCATCATGATGGGTTCCATTGCCGAAGGCACCACGGAAGTGGAAGGCTTTCTGGAAGGCGAAGATGCCTTGGCCACCATGAATGCGTTTCGCGCCTTGGGTGTGAACATTGAGGGACCAGACAACGGCAAGGTCAAGGTGCACGGCGTGGGCATGCATGGCTTGAAAGCGCCGCGTCAGGTGCTAGATTGTGGCAACTCTGGCACATCCATGCGCCTGATGTCAGGCTTGCTGGCCGGTCAGGATTTCGATTGCATGCTCACCGGTGATTCAAGCCTGGGCAAACGCCCCATGAAGCGCGTGATTGACCCCCTGCTGTTGATGGGTGCTCGAATTGAATCGCAGGAAGGGGGGCGTCCACCCTTGCACATTCACGGCCGTACCAGCTTGAAAGCCATAGATTACGTATTGCCAATGGCGTCGGCCCAAGTGAAGTCGTGTGTGTTGCTGGCCGGTTTGTATGCCGAAGGCACCACCACCGTGACCGAACCCGCCGTTACTCGCGACCACACCGAGCGCATGCTGCGTGGTTTTGGTGTTGAGGTAGTCACTGACGGGGCCACAGCCAGTGTAAAGGGCGGGCAAAGTTTGAAAGCCACGAAAATCGATGTGCCTTCTGACATTTCCTCGGCCGCATTCTTCATGGTCGCGGCATCCATTGCACCGGATGCGGACATCACGCTCAAGCACGTGGGCCTGAACCCGACGCGCACTGGCGTGATCGACATCCTGAAGCTCATGGGGGCCAACATTGAATTGAGTAACCATGCAGAAGTGGGTGGTGAACCCGTTGCCGATGTGCGTGTACGAAGCGCGGCCTTGAAGGGCATTGAAATTCCTGAAAGCCTGGTGCCTTTGGCCATTGACGAGTTTCCCGTGTTGTTTGTGGCCGCTGCCAATGCCACTGGGCGCACGGTACTCACCGGTGCCGAAGAGTTGCGCGTGAAAGAATCTGACCGTATCGCAGTGATGGCACACGGTTTGCAAAAATGCGGCATTGATGCCGAACCCACAGAAGACGGCATGATCATTCAAGGCTTGGGCCAGGTCGACGGCCTGCGTTACAAGGCCACCAGCATCGAGTCGCAGGGCGATCACCGAATTGCCATGTCATTCAGCGTGGCAGCAATTCGGGCAGAAGGCACCATGGTTATTCACGGTGCCCAAACAGTCGACACCTCTTTTCCCGGTTTTGTGGCATTGGCCAATTCGCTGGGCATGAAGGTTCAATCCGTTCGAAAAGGTTGA
- the cmk gene encoding (d)CMP kinase, whose protein sequence is MGSSSPDLLNKPVIAIDGPTASGKGTVAALVADKLGYHYLDSGAIYRVLAVAVAQQALDPDTPANLATIIPMAASLPVQFQGEQVLLNGLDVSDAIRTEQAGVMASRLAVVPEIRAGLLQRQRDFHQSPGLVADGRDMGSVVFPDAVLKVFLTASAQVRAERRVRQIENRGQQADFQAIFNDLMARDKRDSERAVAPLKPCDDALVLDCSSMPIDQVVATILNWARERI, encoded by the coding sequence ATGGGCTCTTCCTCCCCCGATTTGCTGAACAAACCCGTCATCGCGATAGACGGCCCAACTGCCTCCGGCAAAGGCACTGTAGCCGCCTTGGTCGCTGACAAGCTGGGCTATCACTACCTGGACAGCGGTGCGATATACCGGGTCTTGGCGGTGGCGGTGGCGCAGCAGGCGCTTGATCCTGATACGCCGGCAAACCTGGCAACCATCATTCCCATGGCTGCCAGCCTGCCCGTGCAGTTTCAGGGTGAGCAAGTGTTGTTGAATGGTCTGGATGTGTCCGATGCCATACGAACCGAACAAGCCGGGGTCATGGCCTCTCGCCTTGCAGTGGTGCCAGAAATAAGGGCCGGCTTGCTTCAACGCCAGCGTGATTTCCATCAAAGCCCTGGCCTTGTGGCCGATGGGCGCGACATGGGTTCTGTGGTATTTCCCGATGCAGTGTTGAAAGTATTTCTGACAGCCAGCGCCCAGGTGCGCGCTGAACGGCGGGTACGTCAGATTGAAAACCGTGGTCAGCAAGCTGATTTTCAGGCCATTTTCAATGACCTGATGGCTCGCGACAAACGTGATTCCGAGCGTGCTGTCGCACCGCTCAAACCTTGCGACGATGCACTGGTTCTGGATTGTTCCAGCATGCCGATTGATCAAGTGGTTGCTACCATCCTGAATTGGGCACGAGAACGCATTTAA
- the rpsA gene encoding 30S ribosomal protein S1 has translation MTTTEITQAPDSFAAMFEESLNRKEMRAGEVITAEVVRVDYNYVVVNAGLKSESYIPLEEFKDDHGNIEVNDGDFISVAIEALENGYGETLLSRDKAKRLSAWLSLEQALESGELVTGTITGKVKGGLTVMVNSIRAFLPGSLVDVRPVKDTTPFEGKTLEFKVIKLDRKRNNVVLSRRAVVEATMGEEREKLLSNLQEGSVVKGIVKNITDYGAFVDLGGIDGLLHITDLAWRRVRHPSEVLTVGEEIEAKVLKFDQEKNRVSLGVKQLGEDPWVGLSRRYPADTRLFGKVTNITDYGAFVEVEQGIEGLVHVSEMDWTNKNVDPKKVVTLGDEVEVMVLEIDEDRRRISLGMKQCAANPWEEFSTSFKKGDKVSGAIKSITDFGVFIGLPGGIDGLVHLSDLSWNETGEEAVRRFKKGDEVEALVLAIDTERERISLGIKQLSGDPFTVFASSNDRGSMVNGTVKSVDAKGVVVDLGDDIEGYLRASEISNDRVEDARNAYKEGDAVTAMVINVDRKARSIALSIKAKDQVDTDEAMKKIAEESAGSAGTTSLGALLKAKLGNNQ, from the coding sequence ATGACCACAACTGAAATTACCCAAGCCCCAGATAGCTTTGCAGCTATGTTTGAAGAAAGCCTGAATCGCAAAGAAATGCGCGCAGGTGAAGTGATCACAGCCGAAGTTGTTCGTGTTGATTACAACTACGTTGTTGTGAATGCCGGGCTGAAATCTGAAAGCTACATCCCCCTCGAAGAATTCAAAGACGACCACGGCAACATCGAAGTCAACGACGGTGACTTCATTTCCGTGGCCATCGAAGCCCTGGAAAACGGCTACGGCGAAACACTGCTGTCACGCGACAAGGCCAAGCGTCTGTCCGCATGGCTGAGCCTGGAACAAGCTCTGGAATCAGGCGAACTGGTTACAGGTACCATCACCGGCAAGGTGAAGGGTGGCTTGACAGTCATGGTCAACAGCATCCGCGCTTTCCTGCCAGGTTCACTGGTAGATGTGCGCCCTGTGAAAGACACCACACCGTTCGAAGGCAAAACCCTCGAATTCAAGGTGATCAAGCTGGATCGCAAGCGCAACAACGTTGTGTTGTCACGTCGTGCAGTGGTTGAGGCCACCATGGGTGAAGAGCGTGAAAAGCTCCTGTCCAACCTGCAGGAAGGTTCTGTGGTCAAGGGCATCGTCAAGAACATCACCGACTACGGCGCGTTCGTGGACTTGGGTGGTATCGACGGCTTGTTGCACATCACAGACCTGGCATGGCGTCGTGTACGTCACCCGTCAGAAGTGCTGACAGTTGGCGAAGAGATCGAAGCAAAAGTATTGAAGTTCGACCAGGAAAAGAACCGCGTGTCCTTGGGCGTGAAGCAGCTTGGCGAAGACCCATGGGTCGGTTTGTCACGTCGCTACCCAGCAGACACCCGTCTGTTCGGAAAAGTAACGAACATCACCGACTACGGCGCGTTTGTTGAAGTCGAGCAGGGCATTGAAGGCCTGGTACACGTTTCAGAAATGGACTGGACCAACAAGAACGTAGATCCAAAGAAAGTTGTTACTTTGGGCGACGAAGTTGAAGTCATGGTTCTGGAAATCGACGAAGACCGTCGTCGTATCAGCCTGGGCATGAAGCAATGTGCAGCCAACCCTTGGGAAGAGTTCTCTACAAGCTTCAAGAAAGGCGACAAAGTATCTGGCGCAATCAAGTCAATCACTGACTTCGGCGTATTCATCGGCTTGCCTGGTGGAATCGACGGCCTGGTACACCTGTCTGACCTGTCCTGGAACGAAACCGGTGAAGAGGCCGTACGCCGCTTCAAGAAAGGTGACGAAGTTGAAGCCCTGGTATTGGCCATCGACACAGAGCGCGAGCGCATCAGCTTGGGTATCAAGCAGTTGTCTGGCGACCCCTTCACTGTATTTGCCTCATCAAATGACCGCGGCAGCATGGTGAACGGTACTGTGAAATCAGTGGATGCCAAGGGTGTAGTAGTTGACCTGGGCGACGACATCGAAGGTTACCTGCGCGCATCAGAAATCTCCAACGACCGCGTTGAAGATGCACGCAATGCCTACAAAGAAGGCGATGCTGTAACTGCCATGGTGATCAACGTGGACCGCAAGGCCCGTTCAATCGCTTTGTCCATCAAGGCCAAAGACCAGGTAGACACAGACGAAGCCATGAAGAAAATTGCTGAAGAAAGCGCAGGTTCTGCTGGTACAACCAGCCTGGGCGCGCTGTTGAAGGCAAAGCTGGGTAACAACCAGTAA
- a CDS encoding integration host factor subunit beta codes for MTKSELINQLVKRFPKLPVRDTDFAVKSILDTMTQALADGQRIEIRGFGSFSLTRRPQRVGRNPKSGEQVVVPEKRVPHFKPGKELRERVDLYSKKEN; via the coding sequence ATGACAAAATCAGAACTCATCAACCAGCTGGTCAAGCGGTTTCCCAAGTTGCCTGTGCGCGACACCGACTTCGCTGTTAAAAGCATTCTCGACACCATGACCCAAGCTTTGGCGGATGGTCAGCGTATCGAAATTCGTGGGTTTGGCAGTTTTTCCTTGACCCGTCGTCCTCAACGAGTGGGCCGCAATCCAAAGTCTGGTGAGCAGGTCGTCGTGCCCGAAAAGCGTGTTCCTCACTTTAAGCCCGGCAAAGAGCTGCGTGAGCGAGTTGATTTATACTCCAAGAAAGAGAATTGA
- a CDS encoding LapA family protein, with product MKIIAWVVRIALFLVVLTFSLRNTELVTVKWLPGLEVQVQLVVALLIALLVGAVFAWVCLVPSWLKAKRNATVATKNVERLERELSQLKAQSNNSNTPVIEEPLPLLSLGPSHGI from the coding sequence TTGAAAATAATTGCCTGGGTTGTGCGCATCGCACTTTTTCTTGTCGTTCTCACATTCTCACTTCGAAATACCGAGCTGGTCACCGTGAAGTGGCTACCTGGACTTGAAGTTCAGGTGCAACTGGTCGTGGCCTTGCTGATCGCGCTACTTGTTGGCGCTGTGTTCGCCTGGGTTTGTCTCGTTCCCTCCTGGTTGAAAGCCAAGCGCAACGCCACCGTGGCCACAAAAAATGTGGAACGGCTTGAGCGCGAGCTGAGCCAGCTCAAAGCCCAGTCCAATAACTCCAATACCCCTGTTATCGAAGAGCCATTGCCCCTGTTGTCACTGGGCCCAAGCCATGGAATTTGA
- the lapB gene encoding lipopolysaccharide assembly protein LapB, translating into MEFETWWLMLVPLIFSLGWMAARLEKRSDASMRGQMPASYFKGVNFLLSEQPDKAIDAFLEVASIDTHTVELHFALANLFRKKGEIDRAIRVHQFLTTREQITPADREKATYELGVDFLRAGILDRAEQAFHSLAGTAMKAEASRQLLELYELEKAWDKAIAQADQLREYGAEVPAGDIAHFYCEMAAQFIESAELDRAKVELQNALSTDPQNVRASLLLGDIYFTQNHFEEAIGQWRAAERQNPWYLPLVGPNMWAAYTKLGQQEEGIAALLEYCTMYPSIDLLLVLSQAVEETRGPQAAFELLREQVRARPSLLGLDKLLEHQLRGKMDDERVQDLHLTRELISKHTQRLERYRCQSCGFQAKSFYWQCPGCANWDSIVPRRAEELDFYPVSAKKAPHTH; encoded by the coding sequence ATGGAATTTGAAACCTGGTGGTTGATGCTGGTCCCGCTGATTTTCAGCCTGGGCTGGATGGCCGCCAGGCTTGAAAAGCGCTCGGACGCGTCCATGCGCGGCCAAATGCCCGCCTCGTATTTCAAGGGCGTCAATTTTTTGCTGAGCGAACAGCCTGACAAAGCCATTGATGCCTTTCTTGAAGTGGCATCAATCGATACACACACTGTTGAGCTTCACTTTGCGCTGGCCAACCTGTTTCGCAAAAAAGGCGAAATAGACCGTGCCATTCGGGTGCACCAGTTTTTAACCACCCGCGAACAGATCACCCCCGCAGACCGGGAAAAGGCCACCTACGAACTTGGTGTTGATTTCCTGCGTGCAGGCATTCTGGACCGGGCTGAGCAGGCCTTCCACAGCCTGGCCGGAACAGCCATGAAAGCCGAGGCTTCTCGCCAATTGCTTGAGCTCTATGAGCTTGAAAAAGCGTGGGACAAGGCGATTGCGCAAGCTGATCAGCTCCGTGAATACGGCGCTGAAGTGCCGGCGGGTGACATTGCGCATTTTTACTGTGAAATGGCCGCGCAATTCATTGAGAGTGCTGAATTGGATCGGGCCAAAGTCGAGCTTCAAAATGCCCTCTCGACCGACCCTCAGAATGTGCGTGCTTCCCTGCTGCTGGGCGATATTTATTTCACGCAGAATCATTTTGAAGAGGCCATTGGCCAATGGCGTGCGGCGGAGCGACAGAACCCGTGGTACCTGCCCCTTGTGGGGCCCAATATGTGGGCTGCCTACACCAAGCTGGGCCAGCAGGAAGAGGGTATTGCCGCATTGCTTGAGTATTGCACTATGTACCCCTCCATTGATTTGTTGCTGGTGTTGTCTCAGGCAGTCGAAGAAACCAGGGGGCCACAGGCTGCGTTCGAGTTGCTGCGTGAGCAGGTTCGCGCACGTCCCAGCCTTTTGGGGTTGGACAAGCTGCTTGAGCACCAGCTGCGTGGAAAAATGGACGATGAACGGGTTCAAGACCTGCACCTGACCCGCGAACTGATCTCCAAGCACACCCAGCGCCTTGAGCGTTATCGTTGCCAGTCCTGTGGTTTTCAGGCCAAAAGTTTTTACTGGCAGTGCCCGGGTTGCGCCAATTGGGATTCCATCGTGCCGCGTCGCGCCGAGGAACTTGATTTCTATCCGGTATCTGCCAAAAAGGCACCTCATACCCATTAA